A single window of Anaerolineales bacterium DNA harbors:
- a CDS encoding response regulator: protein MAEKILIIDDDVDTLKLVGLMLERHGYEIVVASNGALGIERAKEDTPQLILLDIMMPDMDGYEVTRRLRADPALAHIPIIMFTAKTMVDDKVAGFEAGVDDYLTKPTHPAELTAHIKAVLGRATQTQIAKPERARTIAFLGARGGIGTSTLTLNASIALQQEGDDVIFAELNPGHGTVALVEAVVTNLASMCTTVVLDLGCSMRPYVKPILKMCDCLILVVEPIFPSNILGRSLLQELSSDGIQRDKIYLALINRVRSSMQIPWRQVETEIGLELAGIVSPAPDLAYQASSGSTPLLLAHPDSLVSDQIRKLSKFLTQRLERVVS from the coding sequence ATGGCAGAAAAGATACTCATCATCGATGATGACGTCGATACCCTGAAACTCGTGGGCTTGATGCTCGAACGCCATGGGTATGAGATCGTTGTTGCGAGCAATGGAGCCCTGGGTATCGAACGGGCCAAAGAAGATACTCCACAGCTCATCCTGCTCGACATCATGATGCCGGACATGGATGGGTATGAAGTCACACGCCGACTGCGAGCCGATCCCGCACTGGCACACATCCCGATCATCATGTTCACTGCAAAAACCATGGTCGACGATAAAGTCGCCGGTTTCGAGGCGGGCGTTGACGATTACTTGACTAAACCGACTCACCCGGCCGAACTGACGGCGCACATCAAGGCCGTTCTCGGGCGAGCGACTCAAACCCAGATCGCCAAGCCCGAGAGGGCCAGAACCATCGCCTTTTTGGGCGCACGCGGCGGCATCGGGACGTCAACGCTCACTTTGAACGCCAGCATCGCACTGCAGCAAGAAGGCGATGATGTGATTTTTGCAGAACTCAATCCCGGTCACGGAACGGTGGCTCTCGTGGAAGCGGTCGTCACCAATCTGGCGTCAATGTGCACCACCGTCGTGCTTGACCTCGGCTGCTCGATGCGCCCGTACGTCAAACCGATATTGAAAATGTGCGATTGCCTGATCCTCGTGGTAGAACCGATTTTCCCGTCCAACATACTCGGAAGATCGCTGCTTCAGGAACTTTCCAGCGACGGGATCCAGCGCGATAAGATTTATCTCGCCCTGATCAACCGGGTTCGTTCTAGCATGCAGATACCATGGCGCCAGGTTGAGACCGAGATCGGTCTCGAGTTGGCCGGAATCGTTTCCCCCGCGCCGGATTTAGCCTATCAGGCTTCCAGCGGCTCGACGCCCCTGTTGCTCGCCCACCCGGATAGTCTCGTTTCAGATCAAATACGCAAGCTGTCGAAGTTTCTTACCCAGCGCCTCGAACGTGTCGTGAGTTGA
- a CDS encoding NAD-dependent deacylase gives MKLDDPESLLQRAISLLKNSKHTVALTGAGISTPSGIPDFRSAHSGLWKRYDPMEVASLMVFRHSPQKFYEWIHPLAQQIRDATPNPAHVALARLERAGYLDGIITQNIDALHHRAGSRVVLELHGHLRQAMCVSCYEVYDTDGIMEDFIRSGEVPRCVKCGGVLKPNAVLLGEQLPYEVVRSAEKLLANCELMIIAGSSLQVVPAATLPIPALNAGAKLIIVNHTPTYLDERADVVIHGDVETVLPYLADGVLGKDHE, from the coding sequence GTGAAGCTTGATGATCCCGAGAGTCTCCTCCAAAGGGCGATTTCGCTTCTTAAAAACTCAAAACATACCGTTGCGCTTACCGGAGCAGGGATATCGACGCCCTCGGGGATTCCGGATTTCCGTTCCGCCCATTCCGGTTTGTGGAAACGCTACGATCCGATGGAAGTGGCTTCGCTGATGGTCTTTCGACACTCTCCCCAAAAATTTTACGAATGGATCCATCCTCTGGCCCAACAAATCCGGGACGCCACGCCCAATCCTGCGCACGTTGCCCTGGCGCGTCTCGAGAGAGCCGGCTATCTGGACGGCATCATCACACAGAACATCGACGCACTTCATCATCGAGCAGGATCACGAGTCGTCCTCGAACTTCACGGGCATCTCCGTCAAGCGATGTGTGTTTCCTGCTACGAAGTCTACGATACAGATGGCATCATGGAAGACTTCATTCGAAGCGGAGAGGTCCCGCGCTGCGTAAAATGCGGCGGCGTCCTGAAGCCCAACGCCGTCCTGCTCGGAGAACAGCTGCCCTACGAGGTTGTCCGATCCGCAGAAAAACTCCTGGCGAACTGTGAATTGATGATCATCGCCGGCTCGTCGCTCCAGGTTGTCCCCGCGGCCACATTACCGATACCGGCGCTAAATGCCGGGGCGAAACTGATCATCGTCAACCATACGCCTACTTACCTCGACGAGCGTGCGGACGTCGTCATTCACGGCGATGTGGAGACCGTTCTACCTTATCTTGCAGATGGAGTACTGGGTAAAGATCATGAGTAA
- a CDS encoding HAMP domain-containing sensor histidine kinase, with protein sequence MSKSRSAKDESAIRNYPRLLKRYARLLDVSSELVSTLEQGTLLQHIAEVARELTTSEASSILLYDPQTNHLYFEAATGPLKEGFIRSAVPTDTSIAGWIFSNREPLLVEDTKTDSRFFADIDLQTNFLTRSILGVPLQTKDKTIGVIEVLNKTQGTFVEDDQLILRSLAAQAAIAIENTRLFQQSDLIAEMVHELRTPLASLLAAAHLLQRPDLPAEQNTKLSQTIFCEVQRLNDMTTDFLELARLESGRAKFEREPVHLEGLIVECLEIVRPQADERKIALKTDFDRSLTPVQGDRNRLKQLVLNLLTNAIKYNDPGGSVMVSLQRENGSLVFSVEDTGCGIPKESLPHIFERFYRVPDQEKDVKGTGLGLVIAKRIARNHHGDIEVESEMGEGSTFRLRLPIP encoded by the coding sequence ATGAGTAAATCACGTTCAGCAAAAGACGAATCGGCAATTCGCAACTATCCACGGTTGCTGAAACGCTATGCGCGTCTTTTAGACGTCAGTTCGGAGCTGGTTTCCACGCTCGAGCAAGGCACGCTGCTGCAGCATATTGCCGAAGTTGCCCGTGAGTTGACGACCAGCGAGGCTTCTTCGATCTTGTTGTACGATCCGCAGACCAATCATCTGTACTTCGAAGCGGCGACGGGGCCTTTGAAAGAGGGTTTCATCCGCTCTGCCGTGCCGACGGACACCAGCATCGCTGGTTGGATTTTTTCAAATCGCGAACCTTTGCTCGTCGAGGATACGAAGACCGATTCGCGCTTCTTCGCCGACATTGATTTACAAACCAACTTCCTTACCCGCTCCATCCTCGGCGTTCCATTGCAGACCAAGGACAAAACCATCGGGGTAATCGAGGTTCTCAACAAAACCCAGGGAACCTTCGTCGAAGACGACCAGCTGATCCTGCGTTCGCTGGCCGCCCAGGCGGCGATTGCCATCGAGAACACGCGTTTGTTCCAACAAAGCGACCTGATCGCCGAGATGGTTCACGAGCTGCGTACACCGCTCGCCTCGCTCCTGGCGGCCGCCCATCTCCTCCAGCGGCCGGATCTTCCCGCCGAGCAAAACACGAAGCTCAGCCAGACCATATTCTGCGAAGTACAGCGCCTGAACGACATGACGACGGATTTCCTGGAACTGGCGCGCCTGGAATCCGGTCGAGCGAAATTCGAACGGGAACCGGTCCATCTCGAAGGTTTGATCGTGGAATGTCTGGAAATCGTTCGTCCCCAGGCGGACGAACGAAAAATCGCGTTGAAAACCGATTTCGACCGCAGCCTCACTCCGGTACAAGGTGACCGCAATCGATTAAAACAATTGGTACTGAATCTGCTCACCAACGCAATCAAGTACAACGACCCGGGTGGCAGCGTGATGGTATCCCTGCAGCGTGAAAACGGATCGCTCGTATTTTCTGTGGAAGACACCGGCTGCGGCATCCCGAAAGAAAGTTTGCCGCATATTTTCGAACGTTTCTATCGTGTACCGGATCAAGAAAAGGACGTCAAAGGTACGGGATTGGGCCTGGTGATTGCCAAACGCATCGCCCGCAACCATCATGGAGATATCGAAGTCGAAAGCGAAATGGGGGAAGGAAGCACCTTCAGACTTAGACTGCCGATTCCCTAA
- the mutL gene encoding DNA mismatch repair endonuclease MutL, whose amino-acid sequence MPIEILPEDVASAIAAGEVVERPVSVVKELVENSLDASASSIEIKVERGGSGLIEVSDDGVGIPRSEVPLAVARFATSKLRTAEDLFAIQSLGFRGEALSSIGAVSRLEMVTKTAGEAAGSRLIVDGGQAGEVQSVGAPRGTTLRVRDLFFNVPARRKFLKSENTERRRISALVTRYALAYPEVRFKLTQEGRETFLSSGKGDRREILAAIYDVEKARELIAIPENSRTPFQIRGFISPPSIHRGNRRELTFFVNGRWVQDASLSAAVVQAYHALLMVGRYPMAVLFLDLPPDMVDVNVHPAKAEVRFREQDVVFSVVQRVVRSTLLGQAPSPALGLGASVSGSWLESDSEVQSDWQLTQQLVDAQDVGGGIRLQSALPVGNLPLLRAVGQIGATYLVAEGPDGLYLVDQHAAHERVLFEALMRAYEENQVEVQTLLEPLVVTLSIEQSDLLENQSEVLRQRTYRLRAIPAMFVRADPERIIRSVVEDFEEDETPLAKETEARLAARACKRAAIKAGQVLSMEEQQKLLRDLESCTAPRTCPHGRPTMIHLSVDALERQFGRRG is encoded by the coding sequence ATGCCTATCGAGATTTTACCCGAAGATGTCGCCTCCGCCATTGCCGCCGGCGAAGTGGTCGAACGGCCGGTTTCGGTCGTCAAGGAGTTGGTAGAAAATTCGCTCGATGCCTCTGCAAGTTCGATCGAGATCAAGGTGGAGCGCGGCGGAAGCGGCCTGATCGAGGTCTCCGACGACGGCGTTGGCATACCTCGCTCGGAAGTACCACTGGCGGTTGCCCGCTTCGCAACATCGAAGCTGCGCACGGCTGAAGATCTATTTGCAATTCAAAGCCTCGGCTTCCGGGGTGAAGCATTATCATCCATCGGTGCGGTCTCGCGGCTCGAAATGGTGACGAAAACGGCCGGGGAGGCAGCGGGAAGCCGGTTGATCGTGGATGGCGGCCAGGCGGGAGAGGTGCAGTCTGTGGGTGCACCCCGAGGCACGACTCTGCGAGTCCGCGATCTATTCTTCAACGTTCCCGCTCGCAGGAAGTTCCTCAAATCCGAAAATACGGAACGCAGGCGGATTTCCGCCCTGGTGACACGCTATGCACTGGCCTACCCCGAGGTGCGTTTTAAACTCACGCAGGAGGGGCGGGAAACATTCCTGAGCTCCGGAAAGGGAGATCGCAGAGAAATATTGGCGGCGATCTACGACGTGGAGAAGGCAAGAGAATTGATCGCCATTCCGGAAAACAGCCGGACGCCGTTCCAAATCCGGGGCTTCATAAGTCCGCCGTCGATCCATCGCGGCAATCGAAGGGAATTGACGTTTTTCGTAAACGGGCGTTGGGTGCAGGATGCCAGTCTCTCTGCCGCTGTGGTTCAGGCCTACCATGCGCTGCTCATGGTCGGGCGATATCCAATGGCGGTTCTGTTCCTGGATCTTCCACCCGATATGGTCGACGTGAACGTACACCCCGCCAAAGCGGAGGTGCGTTTTCGGGAGCAGGATGTCGTTTTCTCGGTGGTCCAGCGAGTCGTCCGATCGACTTTATTGGGTCAAGCGCCGTCTCCTGCGCTCGGATTGGGAGCTTCGGTGTCCGGCTCCTGGCTGGAATCAGATTCGGAGGTCCAGAGCGATTGGCAGCTTACACAGCAGTTGGTGGACGCGCAGGATGTGGGCGGCGGAATCCGGCTTCAATCCGCCCTGCCAGTGGGCAATTTACCGCTGCTGCGAGCCGTAGGCCAGATCGGCGCCACGTATCTCGTCGCTGAAGGCCCGGATGGGCTTTATCTGGTCGATCAGCACGCGGCACACGAACGCGTGTTGTTCGAAGCGTTGATGCGGGCGTACGAAGAGAATCAGGTCGAGGTGCAAACTCTGCTTGAACCGCTGGTGGTGACCCTCAGCATCGAGCAAAGCGATCTCCTCGAAAATCAATCCGAAGTGCTGCGGCAGCGGACGTACAGGCTGAGAGCCATTCCTGCGATGTTCGTTCGTGCCGATCCCGAACGGATCATTCGATCCGTCGTGGAAGATTTTGAAGAAGATGAAACCCCCCTGGCGAAGGAAACGGAGGCGAGGTTGGCCGCGCGAGCCTGCAAGCGCGCAGCGATCAAAGCGGGCCAGGTGCTCTCCATGGAAGAGCAGCAGAAACTGCTCCGCGATCTAGAAAGTTGTACTGCGCCACGAACTTGTCCACATGGCCGTCCGACGATGATCCATCTTTCCGTCGACGCACTCGAGCGCCAGTTCGGCCGCAGAGGTTGA
- a CDS encoding pyrimidine 5'-nucleotidase produces MATIRTIFFDLDDTLYPNTNGLWEAIGKRINAFMVNRLDLPEQRVSTIRDEYLRSFGTTLNGLIANHQVDPQEYLAYVHDVPLENYLRPDPDLQQMLARMPQRKIIFTNSDTGHARRVLAILGVEAYIDRILDIVALDFINKPKPRAYTRALEITNSGNAENCLFLDDRVENLLPAAEIGMKTALVGDKSKPDGVDYHVKSITDLLSTIPELTKSNDDERRKS; encoded by the coding sequence ATGGCCACAATCCGTACAATTTTCTTTGATCTGGACGACACGCTCTACCCGAACACCAACGGATTATGGGAAGCCATCGGAAAGCGGATCAACGCTTTTATGGTCAACCGCTTGGACCTGCCCGAGCAGCGTGTCTCCACGATTCGGGATGAGTATCTGCGTTCCTTCGGTACGACGCTGAACGGGTTGATTGCCAATCACCAGGTCGATCCACAGGAATATCTGGCCTACGTTCATGACGTTCCGCTTGAAAATTACCTGCGGCCGGATCCGGATCTACAGCAAATGCTAGCCCGGATGCCGCAGCGAAAGATCATCTTCACCAATTCCGACACGGGACACGCCAGGCGCGTGCTCGCCATTCTGGGCGTCGAGGCGTACATCGATCGTATCCTCGACATCGTCGCGCTCGACTTCATCAACAAACCAAAGCCACGAGCGTATACACGCGCACTGGAAATTACAAACTCCGGAAATGCGGAGAACTGTCTCTTCCTCGACGATCGGGTCGAAAATCTGCTACCCGCAGCCGAAATTGGCATGAAGACGGCTCTCGTTGGAGATAAATCCAAACCCGATGGTGTGGATTATCACGTAAAGAGCATCACGGACCTTTTGTCCACGATACCCGAGTTAACAAAGTCAAACGACGATGAAAGAAGGAAATCCTGA
- a CDS encoding CoA-transferase — MANKLQKLSDAVNLIPESGCTIAFGGMTLYRRPITFALALLARYQREQLPKALTLLCFTAGIESDLLVGAGMVSKVRSCYFGLESFGLAPNFTSAAGSGDIEVIEETEASLANGIRAAMAGVGFLPSTAWQGTDLPQLRPDVKEIVDPYSGEKLTAFPAIHCDVAVIHALKADPDGNASIGGNKGIDEELALLADTVIVTAEKISPKLDKAEILGPLIDTVVELPNGAWPSSCHPLYPLDGLAILEYTEKAGGEEYDDLITSWLQKCGLDNS, encoded by the coding sequence ATGGCTAATAAACTCCAAAAGCTGTCCGACGCGGTGAATCTCATACCGGAAAGCGGGTGTACGATCGCTTTCGGAGGCATGACGCTATACCGCCGGCCGATAACCTTCGCTCTCGCTTTATTGGCCCGATATCAACGCGAGCAGCTCCCCAAGGCATTGACACTGCTCTGCTTCACGGCGGGCATAGAAAGCGATCTACTCGTTGGCGCCGGTATGGTTTCGAAGGTTCGCTCGTGTTATTTCGGATTGGAATCATTCGGCCTCGCGCCGAATTTCACCTCGGCGGCCGGCAGCGGCGACATCGAGGTTATCGAGGAGACCGAGGCCAGTCTGGCTAATGGGATTCGCGCCGCCATGGCCGGAGTCGGTTTTCTGCCTTCCACGGCGTGGCAGGGCACGGATTTACCACAACTCCGTCCGGACGTCAAAGAAATCGTCGATCCGTACTCCGGCGAAAAGTTGACCGCCTTCCCTGCGATCCACTGCGACGTCGCCGTGATCCATGCCCTCAAAGCCGATCCGGATGGAAATGCCAGCATCGGCGGGAACAAAGGCATCGACGAGGAACTGGCGCTGCTTGCAGACACCGTGATCGTCACGGCCGAGAAGATCTCGCCCAAGCTCGACAAGGCGGAGATACTCGGTCCGCTTATCGATACAGTCGTGGAGCTTCCGAACGGCGCCTGGCCCAGTTCCTGCCATCCACTTTACCCGCTCGACGGGCTTGCGATTCTTGAATACACGGAAAAAGCGGGAGGCGAGGAATACGACGATCTCATCACGTCCTGGCTGCAGAAATGCGGTTTGGATAATTCGTGA
- a CDS encoding S41 family peptidase, translating into MSPKVKMFLLGAFVSAILSAALFAVGLAMGISLHTEETPSTSYCQDISSDEMQTLFAPFWQAWDILHNYYVEQPLDDTTLMQGSIRGLVDSLGDPHSSYMDPSEFEQASATLEGYEGIGAWVDTDTEYLTILSPIPGSPAEEAGLQPGDEVIAIDGEDMTGIDGNLVIQRILGPAGTTVHLSIYRQGETDLLEFDIERAHIVIPTVEGEKLDDGIVYIQLFSFAETTSDDLRTMLSDLVDDETTGLILDLRSNAGGYLFSAIDVASEFIDDGVIVTERFGDGSEEVHRANGGGLATDVPLVVLVNAGTASASEIVAGAIQDYDRGLLVGETTFGKGSVQQWIALSTDQGAVRVTVAKWYTPNDRLIHGQGLTPDIEVTMTVENWEAGNDLQLDAAIELLLTNNQ; encoded by the coding sequence ATGTCACCGAAAGTAAAAATGTTCTTGCTGGGCGCGTTCGTCAGCGCGATATTGTCCGCGGCGCTGTTCGCGGTCGGACTGGCGATGGGCATCAGCCTCCACACGGAGGAAACGCCGTCGACGTCCTATTGCCAGGACATTTCGTCCGATGAGATGCAAACCTTGTTCGCGCCGTTTTGGCAGGCCTGGGACATCCTGCACAACTACTACGTCGAACAACCGCTGGACGATACGACGCTCATGCAGGGTTCGATCAGAGGACTGGTCGATTCGTTGGGCGACCCTCACTCATCGTACATGGATCCAAGCGAGTTCGAACAGGCCAGCGCCACCCTGGAAGGTTATGAAGGCATCGGCGCCTGGGTCGATACGGACACGGAATACCTGACCATCCTCTCGCCCATTCCCGGATCGCCGGCCGAAGAAGCTGGATTGCAGCCCGGCGACGAGGTCATCGCCATCGACGGCGAAGACATGACGGGCATCGATGGCAACCTGGTTATCCAGCGCATCCTGGGACCTGCAGGTACGACGGTTCATCTTTCGATCTATCGTCAAGGTGAAACGGACCTGCTCGAATTCGACATCGAGCGCGCCCACATCGTTATCCCGACCGTTGAGGGAGAAAAACTCGATGATGGAATTGTATACATCCAGCTCTTTTCGTTTGCCGAGACGACTTCCGACGACCTGCGTACCATGTTGTCCGACCTCGTCGACGATGAAACGACAGGACTGATTCTGGATCTGCGGAGCAATGCCGGAGGCTACTTGTTCAGCGCAATCGACGTAGCTTCGGAATTCATCGACGACGGCGTGATCGTCACCGAGCGTTTCGGCGACGGCAGCGAAGAAGTCCATCGCGCCAACGGCGGTGGTCTGGCCACCGACGTTCCGCTGGTCGTGCTGGTCAACGCAGGCACGGCTTCTGCTTCCGAAATCGTCGCCGGAGCCATCCAGGATTACGACCGCGGTCTTCTCGTGGGCGAAACCACGTTCGGCAAAGGATCGGTGCAGCAGTGGATCGCACTTTCAACCGACCAGGGCGCCGTTCGGGTGACCGTCGCAAAATGGTATACGCCGAACGATCGCTTGATCCACGGACAGGGCCTCACGCCGGACATCGAGGTCACGATGACCGTCGAGAACTGGGAAGCCGGCAACGATCTGCAGCTCGACGCCGCGATCGAACTCCTGCTTACAAATAATCAATGA
- a CDS encoding zinc metallopeptidase: MFFLNSTYFLYMIPAFILVMLAQYWVNSTYRKWSQVRNLNQMTGAEAAKRLLSYGNLNNVSLEGTPNQLGDHYDPRSQTLKLSPGVAQGQSVAALAIAAHEIGHALQDRQGYLPLRFRAALVPAVNIGSRLGLILIIVGLLIRGVFGTQMAWLGVGAFALGAVFSLATLPVELNASSRARVLLSNSGLIRSEEEKRGVDAMLNAAAFTYVAALAAAILQLLYWISLVSGGSRRRR, from the coding sequence ATGTTTTTCTTGAATTCCACGTATTTCTTGTACATGATCCCCGCGTTCATACTCGTGATGCTGGCACAATACTGGGTCAATTCGACCTATCGCAAGTGGAGTCAGGTACGCAATCTCAATCAGATGACCGGCGCGGAAGCCGCGAAAAGGTTGCTGAGCTACGGAAACCTGAACAACGTCAGTCTGGAGGGCACGCCCAATCAACTCGGCGATCATTACGACCCTCGTTCCCAGACGCTCAAACTCTCGCCGGGCGTCGCCCAGGGTCAATCCGTCGCCGCCCTGGCCATCGCCGCCCACGAAATCGGGCATGCGCTCCAGGATCGACAAGGGTATCTGCCGCTTCGATTCCGCGCTGCGCTCGTTCCGGCCGTGAACATCGGTTCACGTTTGGGTTTGATTTTAATCATCGTAGGCCTGCTCATCCGAGGCGTTTTCGGCACACAGATGGCCTGGCTTGGCGTTGGAGCGTTTGCCCTGGGTGCCGTTTTCTCCCTCGCCACGCTCCCCGTCGAGCTTAACGCTTCCTCCAGGGCGCGAGTATTGCTCTCCAACAGCGGACTGATCCGCTCGGAGGAAGAGAAACGCGGCGTCGATGCCATGTTGAATGCAGCGGCCTTCACCTACGTTGCCGCCCTGGCTGCCGCTATATTACAGCTGCTCTACTGGATAAGTCTCGTCAGTGGAGGCAGTAGACGCCGGCGCTGA
- a CDS encoding NIL domain-containing protein — protein MGIRILRLVYPPALISKPILYQLIKRFQVEVNIREAHITLEEGWLEVELNGETKELNRAVRFLEEKGIEVIHQD, from the coding sequence ATGGGTATTCGTATTCTTCGCCTGGTTTACCCGCCGGCTTTAATCAGCAAACCAATACTCTACCAACTTATCAAACGCTTCCAAGTCGAAGTAAACATACGTGAAGCTCATATCACGCTCGAGGAAGGTTGGCTCGAAGTGGAATTGAATGGGGAGACGAAAGAATTGAACCGTGCGGTTCGATTCCTGGAAGAAAAAGGCATCGAAGTCATCCATCAGGATTGA
- the mgtE gene encoding magnesium transporter, with the protein MEQSQIDLTIEQIRNALESGDVLEAIAALIRLHPADRAEAFSDLKDVEQASILPGLDVPTTADLLEELEDPEAADVAEGLSRERLADVLDQMEPDEAADVLGDISPELAKDMLTKMEDAEEVLPLLGHADETAGGLMTTSFIALQPNTTASEAIEYLRGIGPDEETPYYLNVVDRQGRLVGMVGLRELVIADPNTRIEKIMKRDVIHVTTDTDQEDAARLMVRYDLAALPVVTDKGILVGVITYDDLMDVLEAEATEDIYRLANVSDPELSVESPIRLNVRRRLPWLLVSAATAFFASWVISRFESTIAQVALLAVFQSIVSGLGGNSATQSLAIMVRAIALGEIQLRDSWRMVFKEVVTGILQGTAIGIIAGFGVYFWKGNPTLGFILGLALLGNLLVAGLVGTTIPLILKSLNMDPALASPVLVTTVTDSAGFALFLGLATYFLPYLK; encoded by the coding sequence ATGGAACAATCACAGATCGATCTCACCATCGAACAAATCCGGAACGCACTTGAATCGGGCGATGTTCTTGAGGCCATCGCCGCACTCATCCGCTTGCATCCCGCAGATCGTGCTGAGGCTTTTTCCGATCTAAAGGACGTCGAACAAGCCTCGATTCTACCGGGTTTGGACGTCCCGACGACCGCCGACCTGCTCGAGGAGCTTGAAGACCCGGAGGCTGCCGACGTCGCCGAGGGACTCTCGCGTGAACGCCTGGCAGACGTACTCGATCAGATGGAGCCGGACGAAGCTGCGGACGTTTTGGGCGACATTTCGCCGGAACTCGCCAAAGACATGCTTACCAAAATGGAAGACGCAGAGGAGGTTCTTCCGTTACTCGGACACGCAGACGAGACAGCCGGCGGTTTGATGACCACGTCATTTATCGCTCTGCAGCCGAACACCACTGCGAGTGAAGCGATTGAATATCTTCGCGGAATCGGTCCGGACGAAGAGACGCCGTATTATTTGAACGTCGTAGATCGCCAGGGACGACTGGTGGGGATGGTTGGTCTGCGCGAATTGGTGATCGCCGATCCAAACACCCGCATCGAAAAAATCATGAAACGCGACGTCATCCACGTGACCACCGATACCGATCAGGAAGACGCAGCCCGATTGATGGTCCGCTATGATTTGGCCGCACTGCCCGTCGTTACCGATAAGGGCATCCTCGTCGGCGTGATCACCTACGACGATTTGATGGACGTACTCGAGGCCGAAGCGACGGAGGACATCTACCGCCTGGCGAACGTGTCGGATCCCGAGTTATCAGTCGAGAGTCCGATTCGCTTGAACGTCAGACGCAGGCTGCCGTGGCTTCTGGTGAGTGCCGCGACGGCGTTTTTCGCTTCGTGGGTCATCTCGCGCTTCGAGTCGACCATCGCGCAGGTCGCCCTGCTTGCCGTATTCCAGTCCATCGTCAGCGGATTGGGCGGCAATTCTGCTACCCAAAGCCTGGCGATCATGGTGCGCGCCATCGCACTGGGTGAAATTCAACTGCGCGACTCCTGGCGCATGGTCTTCAAGGAAGTCGTTACTGGGATCTTGCAGGGAACGGCCATTGGCATCATCGCTGGATTCGGAGTTTATTTCTGGAAAGGCAATCCAACGCTGGGCTTCATTCTCGGCCTGGCTCTGCTCGGTAACTTGCTCGTCGCGGGTCTCGTCGGCACGACGATTCCGTTGATATTAAAATCTTTGAATATGGACCCGGCGCTTGCTTCTCCCGTGCTGGTGACGACGGTCACCGACAGTGCCGGCTTCGCCCTTTTTTTGGGTTTGGCGACGTACTTTTTACCGTACCTGAAATGA
- a CDS encoding ChbG/HpnK family deacetylase, producing MAKQLIVNADDYGRTEGVSRGIRRAHLEGIVSTTTVMMNLPGAAEAVRLAKEESPQLGLGVHLNVTYGEPLSPKVKRSSMTDSLGRLPPKEFFFQHPGRIVPDNVKREWRTQIETFLACGAVLDHIDSHHHVALASGQLWGLYLECAGEYGCGVRLPNAVDVPDDELRDALPQRCIDFARREALRSLDDADIHHPDHFFASFFAAGVSLEHFIRILRSLPDGVNELMCHPGFVDSELRATSGYAKPREREFQILTDPAVRQAIQENRITLSSFRRARA from the coding sequence ATGGCAAAGCAGCTGATCGTCAACGCCGACGATTACGGCCGGACGGAGGGCGTCTCGCGCGGAATCCGCCGGGCGCACTTGGAAGGGATCGTCTCCACGACGACGGTGATGATGAACCTGCCGGGCGCAGCGGAAGCCGTACGCCTCGCCAAGGAAGAAAGCCCGCAGCTCGGACTGGGCGTCCATCTGAATGTCACCTACGGCGAACCCCTGTCCCCAAAAGTGAAACGATCGTCGATGACAGATTCCTTGGGAAGGCTGCCGCCGAAGGAATTTTTCTTTCAACATCCTGGCCGAATCGTACCCGACAACGTGAAGAGAGAGTGGCGGACGCAGATCGAAACCTTCCTGGCATGCGGCGCCGTTCTGGATCACATCGATTCCCACCATCACGTCGCTCTGGCGTCCGGGCAACTTTGGGGACTTTACCTCGAGTGCGCCGGTGAATACGGCTGTGGTGTACGCCTGCCCAACGCCGTCGACGTTCCGGATGACGAACTACGTGATGCCCTGCCCCAACGATGTATCGACTTCGCGCGCCGTGAGGCGTTGCGCTCACTGGACGATGCCGACATTCACCATCCAGATCACTTCTTCGCTTCCTTTTTCGCCGCCGGCGTGAGTCTGGAGCACTTCATCCGCATCTTGCGTTCACTTCCGGACGGCGTGAACGAGTTGATGTGCCATCCCGGTTTCGTGGACTCAGAATTACGCGCTACCAGTGGCTATGCGAAACCCCGGGAACGGGAATTTCAAATTCTGACCGATCCCGCCGTTCGCCAGGCGATCCAGGAAAACAGGATCACGCTGTCGTCATTTCGGCGAGCGCGCGCATGA